Proteins encoded together in one Lepus europaeus isolate LE1 chromosome 13, mLepTim1.pri, whole genome shotgun sequence window:
- the YPEL5 gene encoding protein yippee-like 5 — MGRIFLDHIGGTRLFSCANCDTILTNRSELISTRFTGATGRAFLFNKVVNLQYSEVQDRVMLTGRHMVRDVSCKNCNSKLGWIYEFATEDSQRYKEGRVILERALVRESEGFEEHVPSDNS, encoded by the exons ATGGGCAGAATTTTCCTTGATCATATCGGTGGTACCCGTCTGTTTTCTTGTGCAAACTGCGATACGATCCTGACCAACCGCTCAGAACTCATCTCCACTCGGTTCACAGGCGCCACTGGCAGAGCATTTCTTTTTAACAAG GTGGTCAACCTGCAGTACAGTGAAGTTCAGGATCGGGTCATGCTCACTGGTCGTCACATGGTTCGAGACGTGAGCTGCAAAAACTGCAATAGCAAGCTGGGATGGATCTATGAGTTTGCCACTGAAGACAGCCAGCGCTATAAGGAGGGCCGTGTGATCCTGGAGCGGGCACTAGTTCGAGAGAGTGAGGGCTTTGAGGAGCATGTACCATCTGATAACTCTTGA